AGCCACCTGCGCCGCCATCGGCAAGATGGGCATCCCCGAAATGCGCACCCGCGGCTACCCCGACGGCGTAGCGGCGGGCTGCATCGCCGCCGGCGGTACGCTGGGGATATTGATACCGCCCTCGGTGACCATGATCATCTACGGCATCTCCACCGAGACCTCGATCGGCCGGCTGTTCATCGCCGGGGTCATGCCGGGCTTCATGCTCGCCGGGCTGTTCATGGCCTGGACCATGATCGCCTGCAAGCTGGCCGGGGGCTACGCCAATCCGATGGCCCAGGCCGCCGCCCAGGTGAAGCGCAACGTGCGCGAGAACCTCGACGCCAACGCCAAGGCGATGATCCGGGTGCTGCCCTTCCTGGCGGTGGTCGGCGGCATCCTGTTCGCGCTCTACGGTGGCGTGGCCACGCCCTCCGAGGCCGCCGGCGTGGGCGCCTTCCTGTGCCTGGCGCTGGCGGTGATCATCTACCGCATGTGGCAGGTCGGGCCGATCAAGCTGATCATGCGCGACTCGCTGCGCGAAAGCGTGATGATCATGCTGGTGATCGCCTGCGCCGAGGTGTTCGCCTACGCCCTCTCCTCGCTGTTCATCACCCAGACCGTAGCCGGCGCCATCGCCGAGATGGAGGTCAACCGCTGGGTGCTGATGGGCGTGATCAACCTGTTCCTGCTGGTGGCCGGCTTCTTCCTGCCGCCGGTGGCGGTGATCGTGATGACCGCGCCGATCCTGCTGCCGATCATCCTCGCCGCCGACTTCGATCCCTACTGGTTCGCGGTGATCCTCACCATCAACCTGGAGATCGGCCTGATCACCCCACCGGTGGGGCTCAACCTGTTCATCATCAAGGGCATCGCACCGGACATCTCGCTGCGCAACATCCTGATGGGCAGCCTGCCCTACGCCCTGTGCATGGTGCTCGGGATCCTGCTGCTGTGCTTCTTCCCGGGCATCGCCCTGTGGCTGCCCGACCTGATCATGGGCTGACGGAGAGAGCCATCATGAACATGACCTTCCTGCAGGAGCTGTTCAACAGCATCACCCAGCGTGATGCGCGGCTATGGCGCCGGCAGGGCGAGTTCACCGCGCCCGACCACGCCCAGCTGCTCGACGCCTGTCGGGAGCTGCTGGAGAGCGACGGCGAAGCCTCGAGCATCAGCCTGGCCAGCCGCGCCCTCACCATGTACCACCGGCTGACGGAAGACGAGCGCACGCGTTTCTTCGAGGGGCTGGCCAGCGACTTCGCCGCCGAGCCGGCGCGCATCGACGCCGCCTACGAGGCCTATCGCGAGCAGCGCGACAACCCCAGCCTGCACGCGCTGTTCGAGGCCTGCGAGCCGCGCCGCCAGGAGCTGTTCCGACGCCTCAACCTGGCCAGCGACGGCACCCATGCGCTGGTGCGCATGCGCGAAGGGCTGCTCGAACGCATCCGCGAGCGCCCCGAACTCGACGCCATCGATGCCGACTTCGCCCATCTGTTCGGCTCCTGGTTCAATCGCGGTTTCCTGATGCTCAAGCGCATCGACTGGAACACCCCGGCCTCGATCCTGGAGAAGATCATTCGCTACGAGGCGGTGCACGAGATTCGCGACTGGGACGACCTGCGCCGGCGCCTCGACGCCCGCGACCGGCGCTGCTTCGCCTTCTTTCATCCGGCCATCGGCGACGAACCGCTGATCTTCGTCGAGGTGGCGCTGTGCAAGGGCCTGCCCGACCGCATCCAGCCCATCCTCTCGGGGGAGAGCGCCGGCGAGCGCGACATCGACGACCCCGAGGCCGCCGACAGCGCCGCCTTCTTCGGCATCAGCAACTGCCAGACCGGCCTGCGCGGCATCTCCTTCGGCAACTTCCTGATCAAGCAGGTGGTGCAGGAGCTCAAGCTGGAGCTGCCGCAGCTCAAGCACTTCGTCACGCTCTCGCCGGTGCCGGGCTTCGCCCACTGGCTCGCCGAGCGACGCGACGACGAGGGGCTGCCCGACGAGCTGCGCCAGGTGCTGCATGAGCTCGACGCCCCCGACTGGCACCTCGACCCGGCCCGCAGCGAGCGCCTCAAGGCGGTGGTCAAGCCGCTGGCCGCCCGCTACCTGGTCGAAGAGAAGAATGCCCGCGGCCTGCCGCTCAACCCGGTGGCCCGCTTTCACCTCGGCAACGGCGCCGAGCTGCACCGCGTCAACTGGCTCGGCGACACCTCGCCCAAGGGGGTGAAGCAGGCCGCCGGACTGATGGTCAACTATCTCTACGTGCTCGACGACATCGAGCGCAACCACGAGAACTACACGGCCAACGCCACCGTGGCCTGCTCCAACGAGGTCCGCGACCTCAACCGCCGCGCCCGGAAGATGGCCAAGGGAGAGCCCGCCAAATGAGTCACAACCTCTTCGAAACCTTCGCCGCCCGCATGCGCGACCGCGGCGATGCCGACTTCATCACCACTCGCGAAGGCCGCCGCTACTCCTACCAGGATGCGCTGGCGGCGAGCGCCCGCCTGGCCGGCGCCCTGGTCGCGCTGGGCGTGACCCCCGGCGACCGGGTCGCGGTACAGGTCGACAAGAGCCCCGAGGCGATCCTGCTCTACCTCGCCTGCCTGCGCATGGGCGGCGTCTACCTGCCGCTCAATACCGGCTACACCGCCGACGAGATCCGCTACTTCCTCGGTGACGCCGAGCCGGCGCTGTTCGTGTGCCGCCCCGCAGCACTGGAGGAGGCCCGCAAGGTGGCCGCCGAGACCGGCTGCCCGGCGGTGGAGGCGCTCGGCATCGATGCCGACGGCAGCCTGATGGCGCGGGCCGAGCGCGCCGAGCCGTTCACCGACATCGAGCCGCGGGACCACGACGACCTGGCCGCGATCCTTTATACCTCGGGCACCACCGGGCGCTCCAAGGGCGCCATGCTCACCCATCGCAACCTGGGCTCCAACGCCACCACGCTGAAGGAAGCCTGGCGCTTCAGCGCCGAGGATCGCCTGATCCACGCGCTGCCCATCTTCCATACCCACGGCCTGTTCGTCGGCTGCAACGTCACCCTGATGGCCGGCTCAAGCATGCTGTTCCTGCCCAAGTTCGATGCCGACGTGATCTTCGACGAGATGCCACGCGGCACGGTGCTGATGGGTGTGCCGACCTTCTACACCCGCCTGGTCGCCGATGAGCGCCTCACGCCCGAGGCCACCGCCCACATGCGCCTGTTCGTCTCCGGCTCCGCCCCGCTCACCGCCGAGACCCACCAGGCGTTCCAGGCCAAGACCGGCCACGCCATTCTTGAACGCTACGGCATGACCGAGACCAACATGAACCTCTCCAACCCCTACGACGGCGAGCGTCGCGCCGGCACCGTAGGCAAGCCGCTGCCGGGGGTGGAGTACCGCATCACCGACCGCGAGACCCACCAGCCGGTGCCTCAGGGCGAGATCGGTATGCTCGAGATCCGCGGCCCCAATGTCTTCATCGGCTACTGGCGCATGCCCGAGAAGACCCGCGAGGAACTGCTCGACGACGGCTTCTTCGTCACCGGCGACCTGGCCATGGTCGACGAGTTGGGCTACGTGCACATCGTCGGGCGCGACAAGGACCTGGTGATTTCGGGCGGCTACAACGTCTACCCCAAGGAGGTCGAGCAGGTGATCGACGAGCTGGAGGGAGTGGTGGAATCGGCGGTCATCGGCCTGCCCCACCCCGACTTTGGCGAGGGCGTAACCGCCGTGGTGGTGACGGAGCCCGGCACCGCGATGGAAGAGCAGCAGGTGCTCGACCATCTCGAGGGGCGGCTGGCAAAGTACAAGCAGCCCAAGCGGGTGTTCTTCGCCGACTCCCTGCCGCGCAATACCATGGGCAAGGTGCAGAAGAACGAGCTGCGCAAGCGCTACCAGGACACCTACCGCTGAGAACCAGCCCATGAAGATCGTGATACCCGACGACTATCAGGACTGCGTGCGCCACCTCGACGCCTTCGCCAGGTTGGAGGGCCACGACGTCACCGTCTATCACGACACCGTAGCCGACGAGGACGCCCTGGTGGAGCGCTTCCGCGACGCCGAGGCCCTGGTGCTGATCCGCGAGCGCACGCCGATCACTGCGTCATTGCTTGCCCGGCTGCCCAAGCTGAAGGCGATCAGCCAGACCGGCGGCGGCGCGGCCCACGTCGACCTGGCCGCCTGCAAGCGCCACGGGGTCACGGTCATGGCCGGCACCGGTTCGCCCCATGCCACGGCGGAGCTCACCTGGGGCCTGGTGCTGGCGGCCATGCGCCACATCCCCGAGGAGTTTGCGAACCTCAAGGCCGGCCGCTGGCAGCGCACCCTGGGCACCGGCCTCAAGGGCCGCACCCTGGGGATCTTCGGCTACGGCAAGATCGGCCGGCTGATCGCCCGCTACGGCCAGGCCTTCGAGATGAACGTGCTGGTGTGGGGCCGCGAGGGTACCCGCGCCCGCGCCACCGAGGCCGGCCTCGACGTGGCGGCAAGCCAGGCCGAACTGTTCGAACGCAGCGATGTGCTCAGCCTGCACCTGCGCCTGAACGCCGACACCCGCGGCATCGTCACCGCCGCCGACCTCGCGCGCATGAAGCCCGACGCCCTCTTGGTCAACACCAGCCGGGCGCCACTGATCGAGCCAGGCGCGCTGGAGGCGGCGCTGCGCAAAGGCCGCCCGGGCCGGGCCGCGGTGGACGTCTTCGAACAGGAGCCGGTGACCAATCACCCGCTGCTCGCGCTGCCCAACGTGCTCGCCACGCCCCACCTGGGCTACGTGGAGCAGGACAGCTACGAGCGCTACTTCGGCGATGCCTTCGACAACCTGCTGGCCTTCGAGGCCGGCCGGCCGGTGAACAACCTGGCCGAGTGAGAGGAGAGTGCCATGACGTCGTCCCACGACCGTCTCGACCCCGATGGGCTCGCCACGCGCCGCGAGGTGCTCGGCGACGCCTACGTCGATAACGCCCTGGCCCAGGCCGACGAATTCGGCTGGCCGCTGCAGGAGTTGGTGACGCGCAACTGCTGGAACGACATCTGGAACCGGCCGGGGCTGGCACGCCCTACCCGCAGCCTGGTCAACATCGGCATGCTGGTGGCGCTCAACCGCCCCCACGAGCTCAAGGTGCACCTGCGCGGCGCGCTCAACAACGGCTGCAGCGAGGCGGAGATTCGCGAGGTGTTGCTGCAGTGCGTGCCCTACTGCGGCTTCCCGGCGGCCATGGACGGCATGCGGGTCGCCCGCGAGGTGATCACCGCCTACCACGAGGAGCAGGCCGGGGGTTGAGCCGCACCCGACAGTATTGAGAATGATTATCGAGAATGTTAGCCTGCGGCCATCTCACGCGGAGTCACGGCACCATGGCCAAGCAGAGCTACCAGGTCTTCGACATCACCCTTTCCCGCCGCACCCAGCTCACGCCCTCGCTGGCCCGGTTCACCTTCACCGGCGCCGACGTGGCGCGCATGGCCACCCACGCCCCGGACCAGCGCATCAAGCTGTTCTTCCCTACCGCACGCGGCAGCCTCGAGGCCCTGTTCGACTGCGTCGCGGCCGTGCCCGACGACTGGTATGCCGCCTATCGCGGCCTACCGGAGGCCCTGCGCCCGCCGATGCGCACCTACACCATTCGTGCGCTGCGTGCCGGGCATGGCGAAGTCGACATCGAGTTCGTGCTGCACGGCGACGAAGGACCGGCCTCGCGCTGGGCGATGCGCGCCCAGCCGGGCGACCGCCTGGCCATGACCGCCCCGACCGCCGACGTGGAAAATCTCGGCGTGGGCTATGAGTGGAAGCCGCCGCGCGGCGTGCAGCGCATTCTCGTCGTGGCCGACGAAACCGCCCTGCCGGCGGCGGCCGGCATCCTCGAGACGTTGGCCGCGCGTGCCGACCGCCCGCAGGTGGATGCGCTGATCGAGGTTCCGCTGGGCGACGACACCCGGCCGCTGGCCATGACAGCCGGGGTGCGATGGCTGCCGCGCGATGTCACGCCCGGCTGCGCCCATGGCGAGCGCCTGTTGCGCGCGGTGCGCGACGTCGACCTGTGCGCCGAGATCGCCCGCCTGGCCGACACCACCGACAATGCCGAGGGCCAGGACGAGCCGGCCGACGACGAGTTGCTGTGGGAAGCGGCAGCGACAGACGACGGCGCCCCCTTCTACGCCTGGATCGCCGCGGAGAGCAAGGTGGCACTGGGCATCCGCCGCTACCTGGTCAACGAGTGCGGGCTGCCCAGGCGCTACGTCAGCAGCATGGGCTACTGGCGCGAGGGCAAGGTGCTGGGCTGAGCGCCCCGCCCCATGGCTTCGGAAAAAAACGGGGACACCCGCACCCAGGCGCGCTAGCCTCAGGAGACCGTACGAAACGGAAGCGAGGGAGCCCCCATGCCCAAGCGCATCAGCTACTACTTCAGCCTGGTCTCGCCCTGGACCTACCTGGGCCACGCCCGCCTCGGCGAAATCGCCGCCCGCCACGGCGCCACCGTCGATTACGTGCCGGTCACGGTCAGTGCGGTCTTCCCCAGAACGGGCGGCCTGCCGCTACCCAAGCGAGCCCCGGAGCGCCAGGCCTACCGCCTGGTGGAGCTGCGGCGCTGGCCGCGCCTGCTGGGCATTCCGCTCAACGTGGAGCCGAAGTACTTTCCCGCCGACGATCGCCCCGCGGCGCGCCTGGCGCTGACCGCCAAGGCTCGGGGCCACGACATCGCCGCGCTGTCGCTGGCCGTCCTGCGGGCCTGCTGGGCCGAGGAGCGAGACATTGCCGATCTCGACACACTGGAGGCGATTGCCGACGCCTGCGGCCTGGATGGCCGGGCGCTGCTCGAGGAGTCGGAAACGGAGCCTGGCCAGCAGCGCCTCGACGAGGCCTGCGAGCAGGCCATCGCCGCCGGCTGCTTCGGTGTCCCGTGGTACGACGTCGAGGGAGAGCCGTTCTGGGGCCAGGACAGGCTCGAACTGGTGGAGAAAAAGCTCACCGGCGAACTGTGATCCCGTCCACCGAGGGGGAGGCTCAGGCGCTCAGGGCCGCGCCGCCCTCATCGCACAGCAGAAACGTGCAAAGCACCGCACGCCCGGGCAAGCCTGGCCGTGGGCGACATCCCATCATGGATACGACGAGTTGGCCCTGGCTCGTTCCCCATCAACCATGACAGGAGGTCGCCCCCATGAGGCTTCGCACTCTAGCGCTACTGTTCACCCTGTCCCTCGTCCCCGGTACGGCGCTCGCCGATCGCCCGTCCCCCGAGGATGAGCCCATGATGACGCGTAGCGGCAGCATGCAGGCTCCCTTGATCAAGCGTCACTTCGACCAGCTCGACACCGACCGCGACGGGCGGCTGAATCAAGCCGAAACCGTTGGAGTCTCGTTGTCAGACGCGTTCTGGGAGCTCGACCGCAACCGCGACGGCTTTCTCAGCCGCCAGGAGTATGACTACCATCCCAACTGATCGCGCTATCTCTGCCCTGCCGACGCGAGTGCCTGGGCACTCGCGTCTGTGCTTGGGGAGGTAATTCAGCTGAACCGTAGGCTCGAATGGGAATGGTCGACGGTAGGGCTGGCCTATACTTCTTATCGGCCCGTTCAACGGAACCAGACCCTCTGAGCGATCAAGCCCCAGCTTCGCCCAGGAAGTCCGAATTTTCGGGGGCGATGCCATGGCGCCGTTACCGGTCAGTTCGCCGCGAGTACCCAGCACCATCTATGAAATGCGGGAGAGAGTGATTCAGCTGCTCGATGAGGCCGCGGCGACCCTGGCCCGGGATCAGGAAGCGGCACGCAACAGCCTGGCCGAGGCCCGACTGTTGCTGGCACAGGCTCCCTTGGCAACCGCACCGGAGCCGGCGCTTCATGGCGGGCTCGTCGGCTGGCAGATTCGCCGCGTGATCGCCTTCGTCGACACGCACCTGGATGCGACGATCCACGTCAAGGAGATGGCCGCCGAAGCACGCCTCAGCCTCAGCCACTTCTCGCATGCCTTCAAGCTGACCTTCGGCGAACCGCCCCTGGCCTACGTGACCCGCCGACGACTGGCCCGTGCCTGCGAGATGATGCTCGCCGGCAACGCGCCGCTCTCACGGATCGCCCACGATTGCGGCTTCTACGACCAGTCACACTTCACCCGACACTTCCACCGCCGGCTAGGCATGACGCCACAGCGCTGGCGCCGCCTGCATGCAGAAGGACCAGGTGACTGACGCATCGCGCGAGTTTAGCCCGGCGTCGCGCCTGCCGCTGATCGACAACGCTCCCCGTCCCACAGCTAGGAAGCGACAAACGGGTCGACTGGCGTGCTGGCACCGAATGCCGCCTCGATGACCTCGCCAGCCTCGAGCACCAGGTCGTCGCGAAAGCGGTCGGCATACAGCTGGACGGTCATCGGTGCGTTGTCGATCGGCCGGGTCGGCAATACTACAGCGGGGAAGCCGAGCAGATTACCGGGGGTCACGAACCACTGCATGCCCAGCATCAGCTCACTGCCGGCGGGCGACGCCACATCGGCGTCGTGCACGAACGGCGCCGAAGGCCAGACAGGCCCCAGCACGATCGGATACTCCGCAAAGAACGCCGCCCAGGCCCTGCCGAGGCGCGAACGCTCCTGATGCAGCGCGGCATGAGTCACCGTCGGGTCGACCTTGGCGATCAGGGCATCCATGAGTATGGCTGCCTCCGCGCTGAGCACCGGGCGCATCGCTTCGGCCGTAAGGCTCAGGTCGGACATCTGGAATTGTGTCCACAGGTGATTGATCAGCTCGATCTCCGGCGGTACCGCCTCCTCCACCTGATAACCCGCGGCGGCAAGCGCCTCGCCGGCCGACCGCACACCGGCGACAATGGCCGGATCGACAACAGTGCCGGGCAGTGTTGTCACCATGGCAACACGTCGCGGAACTGGTGCGCCTTCCAATGCCACCGTGACCGAACGAGGGTCACGCAGATGCTGCCCGTGGACCTGCTCCAGCATCAGCCTGAGATCCTCAACGCGGCGGGCGATGGGTCCATCGGTCAGCATCACCTGGGCACTCAGGAAACCGTCACCGGCACCACCGAAGGGAACGCGCCCCTGGGTCGGCTTCAAGGCGGCAACACCGCAGCAAAACGCCGGGTTTCTCAAGGATCCGCCGATGTCGTTGCCGATACCAAGCGGCGACATGCCGGATGCCACCGCCGAGCCTTCTCCTCCGCTGCTGCCTCCCGCGGTCAACAGGGCATTCCACGGGTTGCGCGTCAGCCCCCTGAAGGGGTTGCTGGTGGAGACCCGCAGGCCCATTTCCGGCATATTGGTGCGCCCGATGGGAATGGCGCCGGCGGCGCGCAAGCGCTCGACCACCGGCGCATCCTGCTGGGGCAATGCATTGGCGTTCGCTGCCAGGCCGAAGGTCGTCGGGCTGCCGAGGCAATCGATATTCTCCTTCACCGTGATCGGCACCCCGTACAGAGGCGGCAGATCGCGTTCCCCCGTCTTCTTACGATGGGCATCCGCCGCGTCAGCCGCCTTGCGGGCCGACTGGTGCAGCGTGACGGTGACGGCATTCAGCGTGGGATTCACGGCCTCGATCCGTGCCAGATGCGCATCGACGACTTCGCGGCTCGAGACCTCGCCGGTCTTGATCAGGGTCGCCAACGCCGAGGCGGAGTGCCGCCAGAGATCCTGCCAATGGCGAGGAGGCTGGGGCGAAGAACGCTTCTTCATATTCACTTCCTCTGTGGCGTGACACCCGGAGCTGTGGCGGCACGAGATGCGATCCTGCATCGTCATGAAGGGTTGGCACCGGTGCGGGCAATCGTCCCGCAGGACAGCCGATAGATGTCCCGCTGCTCAGCAGTACCTCTTCCAGCAGGATAGCCGCTCATGGGGAATTTCCTGCCGGTGGTGAATGAACATGCCGGACCGGCTCCCCGCCGACAACGATGCCCGGATCGAGCTTCCAAACGGCGCCCTAGCGCGTCACCATCAGCAGGCCGGCCAGCAGCGCAATGCCGCCGGCGATGAAGCTCAGTGTCAGCGGTTCGCCGAGCAAAGCGGCGCCGAACAGTACGCCGAATACCGGCGACAGGAACGAGAAGATGCCCAGCTGCGAGGCGAAATAGCGCCTCAGCAGCGAGAACCACAACAGCAACGCGGCAAAGGAGATCACCAGCGTCTGGAAGGCGAGGCTGGCGATGACCGCACCGGTCGCATGGATGCGGCCGAGATCTCCCAGTAGCGTGGCAACGGGTATCAGCAGTAGACCGGCGATGACGAGCTGACAGCACAAGGTCTGGACCGGCGGCGCTTCGGACAGCGACGAGCGCCGAATCACCAGCGTGGTCGCGGCCCAGGAGAAGCCCGCCAACAGCCCCAGGGCATCGCCCAGCAGGATGGCTCCGGCGTTCTCGACAGCGGTCGTCGGCGCCAGCGCCACGGCCATACCGGCGAAGGCCAGCCCGACGCCCGCCCACTGCCGCCGCGTCAGTTGCTCGCCTGGCACCCACAGGTGCAATCCCAGCGCGGCGAACACCGGCGCGGTGTACAGAAAGACCGACATATGCGATGCCAGCGTGTGGTTCAGCCCCCACGCCACGAACACGAATTCCGAGGTAAATCCCAACCCCACCAATAGCCCCGGCCCGAGGTGAGCGCGGAAGTCGGGCAGCCGCAAGCCATGCCGGTAGGCCAAGGCCGCCACCAGCAGGCCCGCGATGGCGGAACGCAGGGCGACCTGCGCCAACGGCGAGATATCGGCGGCGACCGCCTTGATCGCGACCTGCTGAAGCCCGAGCGCCAGGCAGAATAGCACCATCAGGCCACTCGCCTGCAAATCGAGATGACGGCGTGCGGTGGTGCTCGCCACAGCCTCAGTTCGAGTCAATCGCCTGGTGTGCTCCATACCGCCTCCTTGGCCGTTAATGCCGCCAGTCAAGCAGTTGTCAGCACTTGCTCCAAACGATTACTCTGCTGCCCTAGACTCAGGAAAAATCACCCTATGAAGATTGAGCGCCTGCCCCTGAACGCGCTTCGGGCGTTTGCTGAAGCGGCACGCGAGGGAAGCTTCAAGACCGCCGCCGGCCGCCTGGGCGTCACCCCCGGTGCGGTCAGCCGACAGGTCAAACAGCTCGAGGAGCGACTGGGGATGCCCCTCTTCGAGCGGCACGCCAACGGTGTACGCCTGAACGAGGCTGGGCGCCACCTGGCCGCCGACATCGACAGCGGCCTGGAACGCATCGCAGCGGGAGTCACGGCCGCAAGGGCACGGGCACGCAGCGCCGCGACCCTGTCGCTGAGCGCCCCACCTTCCTTCCTGCAATTGTGGTTACTACCGCGTCTAGCGGATTTCGAAGCCTCGGCACAGGGGTTCAGCATCTCCCTCGACGCCAACCAATCGCTTACCATACCCGCCTGGCAAGGCGACGGCGCACGCCTGGCGATTCGCTATGGCCGTGGCCCCTGGCCGGGCGTGACGAACCATCGCCTGTTCGCCGATGAACTGTTTCCCGTCTGCGCCCCGTCGTTGCTGCAACAGGGCCGGCCTCTGCGAGAACCCGCCGACCTGGCCGACCACACCCTGCTCGACGTCGGTTGGGAATCGCGACAGGGGATCGCCTTTCCTGGCTGGAGAGAATGGCTCGAGGCCGCCGGTGTTGGGGACCGCGTCGCCCCGCCGCAACGCCGCTACTCGCTGTTCGGCCTGGCGCTGGACCAGGTCATCGCCGGGCACGGCGTCATGCTCGCCAACCACCCCATCGCGATGGATCGCTTGAAGAGCGGCATCCTCGTGCGCCCTTTCGGCGAACGCCATGCGCTCGCCTCCCCCATGACCTACGATCTGCTGGTGCCCGCCACCGGCGAGGCACCGCCCGCGGTCGGCCGCTTCATCGATTGGCTGCTGGCCGAAGCCGCCGCCTTCGACCGGGAGACGCTGAGCGGCAAAGTAGGCTAGACAAGGTGCCGTCAGGCGGGCCGCTCCAGACCGAACAGGTCGCTGGTGCGGGCGTAGTCGCTGCCCGCCATGCGGCCGATGGGCTTGAGCGCCTCGACGCTCACGTGACGGCCGTTCCAAATCGCGTCGTCGATGTGGATCGACACCACCTCCGCCAGCACCAGGCAGCCCGCCATGGGCTGATCGCCGAAGCGCACGATCTCGCGCAGCCGGCAACCGAAGGCCACCGGAGCCGCCGCCACCCGTGGCACCGTCAGCCCCGGCATGGAGACCTTCTCCAGCCCCGCCAGGGCGAACTCGTCCTCGCCCGCCGGCAGGCTGGCGCTGGTGGCGTTCATCGCCTCCACCAACGCTTCGCCGCTGATGTGCACCACGCACTCCGGCACCTGCTCCAGGTTGCGGATGGTGTCCTTGGGCTGGCTTTCGCCGTTGAGCAGCGGCGAGAAGCCCAGCACCGGCGGCG
This portion of the Billgrantia sulfidoxydans genome encodes:
- a CDS encoding DMT family transporter, giving the protein MVLFCLALGLQQVAIKAVAADISPLAQVALRSAIAGLLVAALAYRHGLRLPDFRAHLGPGLLVGLGFTSEFVFVAWGLNHTLASHMSVFLYTAPVFAALGLHLWVPGEQLTRRQWAGVGLAFAGMAVALAPTTAVENAGAILLGDALGLLAGFSWAATTLVIRRSSLSEAPPVQTLCCQLVIAGLLLIPVATLLGDLGRIHATGAVIASLAFQTLVISFAALLLWFSLLRRYFASQLGIFSFLSPVFGVLFGAALLGEPLTLSFIAGGIALLAGLLMVTR
- a CDS encoding LysR substrate-binding domain-containing protein; the protein is MKIERLPLNALRAFAEAAREGSFKTAAGRLGVTPGAVSRQVKQLEERLGMPLFERHANGVRLNEAGRHLAADIDSGLERIAAGVTAARARARSAATLSLSAPPSFLQLWLLPRLADFEASAQGFSISLDANQSLTIPAWQGDGARLAIRYGRGPWPGVTNHRLFADELFPVCAPSLLQQGRPLREPADLADHTLLDVGWESRQGIAFPGWREWLEAAGVGDRVAPPQRRYSLFGLALDQVIAGHGVMLANHPIAMDRLKSGILVRPFGERHALASPMTYDLLVPATGEAPPAVGRFIDWLLAEAAAFDRETLSGKVG
- a CDS encoding flavin reductase family protein encodes the protein MSDYLLEEASLSSGAIYRLFCGTICPRPIAWVSTQDRDGNTNLAPFSFFNVVSVAPPVLGFSPLLNGESQPKDTIRNLEQVPECVVHISGEALVEAMNATSASLPAGEDEFALAGLEKVSMPGLTVPRVAAAPVAFGCRLREIVRFGDQPMAGCLVLAEVVSIHIDDAIWNGRHVSVEALKPIGRMAGSDYARTSDLFGLERPA